One Miscanthus floridulus cultivar M001 chromosome 11, ASM1932011v1, whole genome shotgun sequence DNA window includes the following coding sequences:
- the LOC136493994 gene encoding uncharacterized protein isoform X1, which produces MGASSSTGNPSPEAHEQREQETLASAALSLPLLRVAFSRSATAANALPDALAPPPASFRLPGSPPPPHFHDILAGLGPAIASQFFGHGAAAAPEGDAGWVPFLRGFNRCCARVPASHSLALLLRVYAGAGAPCGVQLQPDEDGKVAGELTPEEIAVFLWMCWVMAWSASASRVAGDGGEKSGPVAVLLPDVTHLVLSALVSAGAVADDAGVWGWDISSGGKGVKVQEFTSWVLSTPVGLGNCLSRYVRDRFRSLAADSVEQESSVSTVNTTFDTSDVYLLTRGRAWAIALSIRNKLSEKLLSASVIGMDTEDLLYRSSVHGKGLSRFWSRVEGYKGPMLILLSAFSKSGGENVDSDRRWVIGVLTEEGFESKDTFYGSSGFLCAAHPIFRMLPPSGKEKNFMYCHLHPQIRAYEANPNPVGLAFGGTIGNERIFLDEDFSRVLVRHHAVDKTYQHGSLIPNQGYLPVEASVLDVEVWGLGGEATKRQQNVYKKREDIFSEQRRKVDLKTFASWEDSPEKMMMDMMSDPNTVRREDR; this is translated from the exons ATGGGCGCGTCCTCCTCGACCGGCAACCCGTCCCCAGAGGCGCACGAGCAGCGGGAGCAGGAGACCCTCGCCTCCGCCGCCCTCTCCCTCCCGCTCCTCCGCGTTGCCTTCTCCcgctccgccaccgccgccaacgCGCTGCCGGATGCCCTCGCCCCGCCGCCCGCCTCCTTCCGTCTGCCCggatccccgccgccgccgcacttcCACGACATCCTCGCGGGGCTTGGCCCCGCCATCGCTTCCCAGTTCTTCGGCCACGGAGCCGCCGCGGCGCCGGAGGGAGACGCCGGGTGGGTCCCGTTCCTCAGGGGGTTCAACCGCTGCTGCGCGCGCGTGCCGGCCTCCCACTCGCTCGCGCTGCTCCTCCGCGTGTACGCCGGCGCGGGGGCACCCTGCGGCGTCCAGCTCCAGCCGGACGAGGACGGGAAGGTCGCGGGGGAGCTCACGCCGGAGGAGATCGCGGTGTTCCTCTGGATGTGCTGGGTCATGGCGTGGAGCGCTTCGGCCTCGAGGGTGGCCGGTGACGGAGGGGAGAAGTCGGGGCCCGTCGCCGTGCTCCTCCCGGACGTGACGCACCTGGTGCTGTCTGCGCTCGTCTCGGCGGGCGCTGTCGCGGATGATGCGGGCGTTTGGGGCTGGGACATCTCCAGCGGTGGGAAGGGGGTGAAGGTCCAGGAGTTCACGTCGTGGGTGCTGTCCACGCCTGTCGGGCTTGGTAACTGCCTCTCGCGGTATGTGCGGGACAGATTCCGCTCCCTGGCTGCTGACTCTGTGGAG CAGGAGAGCTCTGTTTCAACTGTTAACACAACCTTTGATACTTCTGATGTTTATCTGCTAACAAGGGGGAGAGCATGGGCAATCGCTCTCAGCATAAGAAACAAGTTGAGTGAAAAGCTGTTGTCAGCTTCTGTAATTGGAATGGATACAGAAGACCTTCTTTATAG GTCATCTGTTCATGGAAAAGGACTGAGCCGATTCTGGTCTCGTGTTGAGGGGTACAAAGGACCGATGCTGATTCTACTTTCAGCATTCTCAAAGAGTGGTGGTGAGAATGTTGATTCTGATCGAAGATGGGTGATTGGTGTATTGACCGAGGAGGGATTTGAGAGCAAAGATACCTTTTATGGTAGCTCTGGGTTCCTTTGTGCCGCACATCCAATATTCCGCATGCTACCACCATCTG GTAAGGAGAAGAACTTCATGTACTGCCACCTACATCCTCAGATAAGAGCTTATGAAGCAAATCCAAATCCTGTTGGCTTAGCATTTGGTGGTACAATTGGAAATGAGAGGATTTTTCTTGATGAAGACTTCTCAAGAGTTTTAGTTCGACACCATGCTGTTGATAAAACTTATCAACATGGTTCTCTCATCCCCAATCAG GGTTATTTACCTGTTGAGGCTTCAGTGCTTGATGTTGAAGTATGGGGGCTGGGTGGAGAAGCAACAAAAAGACAGCAGAATGTGTACAAGAAGAGGGAGGACATTTTCTCAGAGCAGCGAAGAAAG GTTGATCTCAAAACTTTTGCTAGCTGGGAAGACTCTCCAGAGAaaatgatgatggatatgatgtCAGATCCAAATACAGTTCGGCGGGAAGATCGGTGA
- the LOC136493994 gene encoding uncharacterized protein isoform X2, giving the protein MGASSSTGNPSPEAHEQREQETLASAALSLPLLRVAFSRSATAANALPDALAPPPASFRLPGSPPPPHFHDILAGLGPAIASQFFGHGAAAAPEGDAGWVPFLRGFNRCCARVPASHSLALLLRVYAGAGAPCGVQLQPDEDGKVAGELTPEEIAVFLWMCWVMAWSASASRVAGDGGEKSGPVAVLLPDVTHLVLSALVSAGAVADDAGVWGWDISSGGKGVKVQEFTSWVLSTPVGLGNCLSRYVRDRFRSLAADSVEESSVSTVNTTFDTSDVYLLTRGRAWAIALSIRNKLSEKLLSASVIGMDTEDLLYRSSVHGKGLSRFWSRVEGYKGPMLILLSAFSKSGGENVDSDRRWVIGVLTEEGFESKDTFYGSSGFLCAAHPIFRMLPPSGKEKNFMYCHLHPQIRAYEANPNPVGLAFGGTIGNERIFLDEDFSRVLVRHHAVDKTYQHGSLIPNQGYLPVEASVLDVEVWGLGGEATKRQQNVYKKREDIFSEQRRKVDLKTFASWEDSPEKMMMDMMSDPNTVRREDR; this is encoded by the exons ATGGGCGCGTCCTCCTCGACCGGCAACCCGTCCCCAGAGGCGCACGAGCAGCGGGAGCAGGAGACCCTCGCCTCCGCCGCCCTCTCCCTCCCGCTCCTCCGCGTTGCCTTCTCCcgctccgccaccgccgccaacgCGCTGCCGGATGCCCTCGCCCCGCCGCCCGCCTCCTTCCGTCTGCCCggatccccgccgccgccgcacttcCACGACATCCTCGCGGGGCTTGGCCCCGCCATCGCTTCCCAGTTCTTCGGCCACGGAGCCGCCGCGGCGCCGGAGGGAGACGCCGGGTGGGTCCCGTTCCTCAGGGGGTTCAACCGCTGCTGCGCGCGCGTGCCGGCCTCCCACTCGCTCGCGCTGCTCCTCCGCGTGTACGCCGGCGCGGGGGCACCCTGCGGCGTCCAGCTCCAGCCGGACGAGGACGGGAAGGTCGCGGGGGAGCTCACGCCGGAGGAGATCGCGGTGTTCCTCTGGATGTGCTGGGTCATGGCGTGGAGCGCTTCGGCCTCGAGGGTGGCCGGTGACGGAGGGGAGAAGTCGGGGCCCGTCGCCGTGCTCCTCCCGGACGTGACGCACCTGGTGCTGTCTGCGCTCGTCTCGGCGGGCGCTGTCGCGGATGATGCGGGCGTTTGGGGCTGGGACATCTCCAGCGGTGGGAAGGGGGTGAAGGTCCAGGAGTTCACGTCGTGGGTGCTGTCCACGCCTGTCGGGCTTGGTAACTGCCTCTCGCGGTATGTGCGGGACAGATTCCGCTCCCTGGCTGCTGACTCTGTGGAG GAGAGCTCTGTTTCAACTGTTAACACAACCTTTGATACTTCTGATGTTTATCTGCTAACAAGGGGGAGAGCATGGGCAATCGCTCTCAGCATAAGAAACAAGTTGAGTGAAAAGCTGTTGTCAGCTTCTGTAATTGGAATGGATACAGAAGACCTTCTTTATAG GTCATCTGTTCATGGAAAAGGACTGAGCCGATTCTGGTCTCGTGTTGAGGGGTACAAAGGACCGATGCTGATTCTACTTTCAGCATTCTCAAAGAGTGGTGGTGAGAATGTTGATTCTGATCGAAGATGGGTGATTGGTGTATTGACCGAGGAGGGATTTGAGAGCAAAGATACCTTTTATGGTAGCTCTGGGTTCCTTTGTGCCGCACATCCAATATTCCGCATGCTACCACCATCTG GTAAGGAGAAGAACTTCATGTACTGCCACCTACATCCTCAGATAAGAGCTTATGAAGCAAATCCAAATCCTGTTGGCTTAGCATTTGGTGGTACAATTGGAAATGAGAGGATTTTTCTTGATGAAGACTTCTCAAGAGTTTTAGTTCGACACCATGCTGTTGATAAAACTTATCAACATGGTTCTCTCATCCCCAATCAG GGTTATTTACCTGTTGAGGCTTCAGTGCTTGATGTTGAAGTATGGGGGCTGGGTGGAGAAGCAACAAAAAGACAGCAGAATGTGTACAAGAAGAGGGAGGACATTTTCTCAGAGCAGCGAAGAAAG GTTGATCTCAAAACTTTTGCTAGCTGGGAAGACTCTCCAGAGAaaatgatgatggatatgatgtCAGATCCAAATACAGTTCGGCGGGAAGATCGGTGA
- the LOC136492484 gene encoding peptidyl-prolyl cis-trans isomerase Pin1-like has product MLPGPAAHSQASAAQNYQPTQALFATRAAKIGSESPAADGVGDATRKRPSSGDGPTPAPADKRRRPEHPSSSSAGSRDRHQAHHHQPHGRRPPSSSAEEKVRASHILIKHEDSRRKASWRDPEGVAISATTRDDAADLARALRDQIVSGDRKFEDIAAENSDCSSAKRGGDLGSFGRGKMQKAFEKAAFALKAGEISGVVDTESGVHIIKRTG; this is encoded by the exons ATGCTGCCAGGCCCAGCTGCCCATTCACAAGCTTCTGCGGCCCAAAACTACCAACCAACCCAAGCTTTGTTTGCAACCCGGGCCGCCAAGATAGGGTCGGAAAGCCCCGCCGCCGACGGCGTCGGCGACGCCACGCGCAAGCGGCCCAGCAGCGGCGATGGCCCCACCCCGGCGCCCGCCGACAAGCGCCGCCGCCCGGAgcacccctcctcctcctccgcgggCTCACGCGACCGCCACCAGGCCCACCACCACCAACCCCACGGCCGACGGCCGCCGTCGTCCTCGGCCGAGGAGAAGGTGCGCGCCTCCCACATCCTGATCAAGCACGAGGACTCCCGCCGCAAGGCCTCGTGGCGGGATCCCGAAGGCGTCGCCATCTCCGCCACGACCCGCGACGACGCGGCCGACCTCGCGCGCGCGCTCCGCGACCAGATCGTCTCCGGGGACCGCAAGTTCGAGGACATCGCCGCCGAGAACTCCGACTGCAGCTCGGCCAAGCGCGGCGGTGACCTCG GTTCATTTGGGAGGGGTAAGATGCAGAAGGCTTTTGAGAAGGCTGCGTTTGCTCTGAAGGCGGGGGAGATAAGTGGCGTGGTTGATACAGAGAGCGGGGTGCACATCATCAAGAGGACTGGCTGA